CCGCTTCGGTCAGTGCCATGTCGGCACAGTGATCCCGATAGAACAGCAAAGGGAAGGTGTCGCGGTCTTTCAGACCTAGCATCACCAATCCGGTGAGATGTTCTGAATCCTTCTCTAGATGAGAGACATCGCAACCTTCTGCGCTAAGGGTATCAATCAGGAACTGACCCATTTGTTCGTCGCCCACCCGGGACAACATCGCTGACTTTAGACCCAGACGGGCGGTGCCAAAAGCGATGTTGCCGGAAGAGCCGCCCAGGTATTTGGCGAAACTTGCTGCGTCTTCCAGTGGCGAACCCACTTGGTGCGCGTACAAGTCTACCGCTACCCGGCCGATGCTGATCAGATCGAGTGTGCGATCTGCGGCAAATACGGTGTTATTCTTCATGGTGATTTTCTCTTATATCCCTAGGGCATCAATCAGATATGTACGCCGTCTAATTCGGCCATCATTTTCTGCATTTCTGCACCACCCGCCATCATGTCGAGTACTTCTTCCTTAGTGATGTTGTCTTTGGTGTAAGTACCCATCGACTGACCACGGTTTAGCAAGGTGAAGCTATCGCCAATTGGATAGGCGTGGTGAACGTTGTGGGTAATGAAAATCACGGAAATACCACGTTCACGTGCTTTGTGAATTAACTTCAATACGTTAAATGACTGTTTAACACCCAATGCTGCGGTTGGCTCATCTAGAATCAACACTCGTGCGCCGAAGTGAATTGCACGGGCAATCGCCAAACACTGCTTTTCACCACCAGACATGGTACCGATTGGCTGGTCTGCGTCGCGGATACGGATACCCATTTCACCTAGTTTTTCACGAGCGGTGTTTGCCATCAAATCGTGATCTAGTACTGGAAAGATGCCAAAACGCTTGATGATTGGCTCACGACCCATGTAGAAGTTACGTGCGACGCTCATCAATGGCACTAGTGCCAAATCTTGGTAAACCGTTGCAATCCCTTTATCTAGCGCCTGGCTAGGAGATTCAAAACGAACTGCCTTGCCATCTACTCGGTATTCACCCTTACTTGGCTTATGCACACCAGCCAAGGTTTTGATCAAGGTTGATTTACCTGCACCGTTATCACCTAATAAGCAGTGAACTTCACCCTGTTTCAGTTTTAGGTTCACGCCATTTAACGCAATCACGCTACCGAAAATTTTACTTACATTATCTAGTTCTAAGATGTATTCAGACATGATGCTTACCTCGATTCAGTTGCACGACGGCGTACGTAGTTATTGAAGATCACTGCGACTAGTAACATCAGACCAACAAACACGCGGAACCAATCCGAGTTGATGTCTGTGTAACCTAGACCAATCTGAACCACACCGAAAATTAGCGCACCGAAACACGCACCCAACACTGAACCATAACCACCAGTTAACAACGTACCGCCAATCACAGCTGCAATCGTTGCTTCAAACTCTTTCTGTAAACCACGGTCAGCGGCTGCTGAACCAATATCACATACTTGCAACACAGCAAACAAGCAAGCACATAGCGCAGTTAACACGAATAGAATAATTTTAACTTTCTTGACTGGCACACCAACGTTCTTGGCTGCATTCGCATCGCCACCAACCGCCTGAATCCAGTTACCAGCACGTGTTTTTGCTAGTACGTAAGCGGCGATTAAACCAATCACTGCCCACCAAATAATCACTTTAGGAATGCCATTCACTAGCGGTACACCTGGTTCAGATACGTCGATCCAACCTTTGTTACCCATCCAGACAAAGAAGTCATGACCAACCACACCTTGGAATAAGGCGCTAACAAGCGGATCTTTGGCTGCTGCATCACCCACACCAGACACGATGGTTTGGTTAGTGAACATCACCGCTAGTGCTAGTGTCAGACCACGCAAGATGAACAAGAATGCCAAGGTCACAATAAAGGAAGGCAGTCTGGTTTTAATCACTAAATAACCATTTAGCCAACCTACCGCGCCACTAACAACAAAGGCAAAGATGACGGAAGCCCAAACTGGCCAGCCGAAATACAGAGGAGGAATTGCAACCATCATGCCAGCGAAACCGATCATCGAACCAATCGACAAATCGAACTCACCAGCAATCATTAATAGACATGCACCAACGGAGATAATCCCCAAGTAAGCTGCCACTTGGCCCCAGTTAATCACACCGTCTAGGTTGAACATGCCAGAACCACCAGCAGAAATACCAAATACGCTGAAAACCAACAACGCACCGGCTGCTGAGGCAAACCATGGCTTATTCATTAATTTTTTGAATGGCGTTAATTCTTTAACGCGCTCATCTTTGGCTGGTGTTGGCACCGCCTGTGATGCTGAGTTATCCATCTTGGATGTCTCCTTCATTTCCTTCTTTCCTCTTTCGAGATTTAGGTAGTTTTGTTGTTTACTACCTTCTGAATATGCTGCTGTTAGCACTAGTTCTAACAGCAGTTTTTATAAATTTTTACTGACAACATCCCGTCGTCAGACACACCACCCCTTTCAGGGTGGCGTGCTTCACTTAAAACAATTTAAAGCGATGTTTGAAACAACTTCAGATTAACGGTACTGACCAGCGTACTTTTCAACTTTGGCGATGTTATCTTTTGTAACAAAGCCTGGGCCAGAACCGATATGACGAGGACCGTAAGCTGGTGCTAGACCGTACTCAGCTAAACGATATTGGAACTTCTTGTCTGCTTTTAGCGCTGCCTGAACTTTTGCAAGATCAGTCGTTTTGTCGCGCTTCATAATTGCCATCACAGCGATAGGGATATAACCCTGTAGGTATGGCTGTTGGTCAATCGCGAATTGGATACCACCTTGTTTGATGCCTTTACCGATTTCAGCAGACAAGTCAAAAGTAGCGAACCATAATTTGCCGAATTTACCCATTTTTTGTAGGGCTTTGATCGTTGGCTCAGCTGAAGTTGGGCCAAGTGTCAAAACAGCCTGTGTATCTGGGTTGTTACGCAAGTAAGCAGATACTTTACTTTCGATGGTGGTTGGATCATCACCAGAGTCGATGGTAGATTTTTTGTAATCTGCGCCAATTGCATCTGCGAAACCACGGCAACGCTCGAATGATGCTGGGTTAGTTGCATAGTGGTTTACGCAAAGGAATGACTTAATGCCAGACGCTTTTGCTTTTTCACCAGCACCCTTACCTGCTTCGTATTCTGGCTGACCGACGTGCATGATTGCACCTAGTTGCTCAGACTGTGCTGCAGTACCAGAGTTAATAGTGATCAATGGGATTTTTTTAGCAGTTACTTTACCCATTGAACCTTTAAGTGCGTTGAAGTCAGCAATAGAAGCAACAACACCGTCGTAGTTTTTCGCTGCAGATTGCTCAATTAAACGAGCCATGTCTGCCAAGTCACCGTTAGGTGGGTTGCGGTAATCTACTTGTACACCAAAATCTTGACCAGCTTCTTTAATTGCGTTCTTGATGGTATTCCACCAAGCATCAGAATCCGGCGCATGGCTAACTAATACAAATTTAGCCCCTGCTGCTTGCGCTCCTAAAGACATCACCATTAAAGCACCAGCAACACCACGCACCAGCTTCTTCTTGAATACAGATTGCATGTCATCCTCCTTTGGTTTGTATGTGGCGGGTCAGAGCCCACCTTTTTTGCTAACGAAGATTATTTGTTATTTCCAAACAATCCTAACCTGTCAGCTTGAGTTGAAGCATAAGCGAAAAGAATTTTTTTTGCAAACATTTTTCTTTTAGAATTTTTTTTCGGAATTTTTTTTCCATTTTTAGAAAAAGCTGCTTATAATCCACCTTACTGATGCACATACAGTAGTTAGCAACCTAAAAACAATTGCTATCTAAAACTAAAAATAGAAAATGCATTCTCAAAACATAAAAATGAATAGCGTTTTCAGAGGGAGGCCCACATGTCTGATGTTTCTGCTGCAGAGCAGTTGATGAGTAGGATTGCCAATGAGTTTGATACGCTCAGTAAGCAATTGAAGGTCATCGCAAAATATATAGAACAAAACAGGCAAGAACTCGTACTTGCAAAAATTAGCGATATTGCGAATGCCTGTGATGTACAACCATCAGCGATTGTT
This window of the Leeia speluncae genome carries:
- a CDS encoding sugar ABC transporter substrate-binding protein, translated to MQSVFKKKLVRGVAGALMVMSLGAQAAGAKFVLVSHAPDSDAWWNTIKNAIKEAGQDFGVQVDYRNPPNGDLADMARLIEQSAAKNYDGVVASIADFNALKGSMGKVTAKKIPLITINSGTAAQSEQLGAIMHVGQPEYEAGKGAGEKAKASGIKSFLCVNHYATNPASFERCRGFADAIGADYKKSTIDSGDDPTTIESKVSAYLRNNPDTQAVLTLGPTSAEPTIKALQKMGKFGKLWFATFDLSAEIGKGIKQGGIQFAIDQQPYLQGYIPIAVMAIMKRDKTTDLAKVQAALKADKKFQYRLAEYGLAPAYGPRHIGSGPGFVTKDNIAKVEKYAGQYR
- a CDS encoding ATP-binding cassette domain-containing protein, coding for MSEYILELDNVSKIFGSVIALNGVNLKLKQGEVHCLLGDNGAGKSTLIKTLAGVHKPSKGEYRVDGKAVRFESPSQALDKGIATVYQDLALVPLMSVARNFYMGREPIIKRFGIFPVLDHDLMANTAREKLGEMGIRIRDADQPIGTMSGGEKQCLAIARAIHFGARVLILDEPTAALGVKQSFNVLKLIHKARERGISVIFITHNVHHAYPIGDSFTLLNRGQSMGTYTKDNITKEEVLDMMAGGAEMQKMMAELDGVHI
- a CDS encoding ABC transporter permease; this translates as MDNSASQAVPTPAKDERVKELTPFKKLMNKPWFASAAGALLVFSVFGISAGGSGMFNLDGVINWGQVAAYLGIISVGACLLMIAGEFDLSIGSMIGFAGMMVAIPPLYFGWPVWASVIFAFVVSGAVGWLNGYLVIKTRLPSFIVTLAFLFILRGLTLALAVMFTNQTIVSGVGDAAAKDPLVSALFQGVVGHDFFVWMGNKGWIDVSEPGVPLVNGIPKVIIWWAVIGLIAAYVLAKTRAGNWIQAVGGDANAAKNVGVPVKKVKIILFVLTALCACLFAVLQVCDIGSAAADRGLQKEFEATIAAVIGGTLLTGGYGSVLGACFGALIFGVVQIGLGYTDINSDWFRVFVGLMLLVAVIFNNYVRRRATESR